A part of Crassostrea angulata isolate pt1a10 chromosome 5, ASM2561291v2, whole genome shotgun sequence genomic DNA contains:
- the LOC128185633 gene encoding dynein light chain Tctex-type 5-A-like, with protein MDVKSKKRFASKVSKTTKPGFSDNHSVTSEKLIHNESMRSENTYQLHPEDDKKFKSYVVEGEMRRILSETLDRVDYKDSMGSALTTDLANDIKKAIQGLGWPRYKYVVQVVLGQNKNQSVQVGSRCLLDQAADSFACTSYKTKTIFAVAACFGVYFD; from the coding sequence ATGGATGTGAAATCGAAGAAGCGGTTTGCCAGTAAGGTATCCAAAACAACTAAACCCGGTTTCTCTGATAATCATTCGGTGACTTCGGAAAAGCTGATACACAATGAATCAATGCGATCGGAAAACACGTACCAGCTACACCCAGAGGACGACAAAAAGTTTAAGAGCTACGTAGTGGAGGGCGAAATGAGGAGAATTCTGAGTGAAACACTCGACCGTGTGGATTACAAAGACTCCATGGGTAGTGCCCTCACAACGGATCTAGCAAACGACATCAAGAAAGCAATCCAAGGGCTGGGGTGGCCCCGATATAAGTATGTGGTGCAGGTGGTGCTCGGACAGAACAAGAACCAGTCTGTACAGGTCGGTAGTAGGTGCTTGCTGGACCAGGCGGCGGACAGCTTCGCCTGTACATCCTACAAGACTAAGACAATCTTCGCCGTAGCGGCCTGTTTCGGAGTGTATTTCGATTGA